DNA sequence from the Candidatus Bathyarchaeum sp. genome:
GAGGAAGGCTCAACAGAAACATCCATTTTCATTTGGTCTGCAACTATTGTTGCTGTTTGCTGGTTTTCAAAAACAAATTGCGTGTAACCTTTCCTTTTTAGATTATCAATCAAGGATGAAATTTCATCAATTAGTGTGCCGTCTTCAATTTTTTTTAGTCGCTCTGCAGTTTCTATTGCGTCCTTGGGAAAAAACACTTTTTCAACTAGCGTGTTGTCCTCGCCAAAACCAAAGGCACCCATTACCGATTCTACTATTGTAGCTTTCATTGTTTTCCCATCCGATACTCACAATATTATACGACTAACATTTATGTTTGCATTGGATAACCTTTACTACACGAGGAACAACAAATGAGCAACCCTCTGGCCACACAAATAGCAGATCTAAAACTTTCTAACCCCACCATGCTTGCTGCAGGGGTTTTGGGATATACCGGATTGTCAATGAAACGAGTAATCGAATCCGGAGCCGGAGCCGTAGTAACTAAATCCATGGGACTAGAACCCCGAACTGGATATTGCAATCCCACAGTAGTTCAAACTGATTGTGGTTTACTAAACGCAATGGGGTTACCTAACCCGGGAATCAGCCATTTCAAAGAAGAAATGCAAGAACTAAACAAACTAGAGGCACCTACAATTTTTAGCATTTATGGATTTTCCCCCGAAGACTTTGCAGAAGTAGCAAAAATTGCGGTTGAAATCGGAGCAGCGGCCGTAGAATTGAATGTTTCTTGCCCGCACGTGAAAAAAGTTGGAGCTCAAGTTGGGTCTGACCCTTCTTTGTTGATGGAAATTGTTAAACGAGTTCAAAATCAGATTGACAAACCCGTCATAGTAAAATTAACGCCAAATGTAACTGACATAACAGAAATTGCCCAAGCCGCACAAAAAGCCGGAGCCGACGCAATATGCGCAATAAACACAGTTAAAGCAATGGCCATTGACCCCGAAACATGCAAACCAATTCTAGCCAACAAATACGGCGGATTATCCGGACCT
Encoded proteins:
- a CDS encoding dihydroorotate dehydrogenase, giving the protein MSNPLATQIADLKLSNPTMLAAGVLGYTGLSMKRVIESGAGAVVTKSMGLEPRTGYCNPTVVQTDCGLLNAMGLPNPGISHFKEEMQELNKLEAPTIFSIYGFSPEDFAEVAKIAVEIGAAAVELNVSCPHVKKVGAQVGSDPSLLMEIVKRVQNQIDKPVIVKLTPNVTDITEIAQAAQKAGADAICAINTVKAMAIDPETCKPILANKYGGLSGPAIKPVGVRCVYDIYDAVDIPIIGCGGISNWQDAVEYLLAGACALQIGTAIAFQDITVFKSVTDGITNYLEHKGFNNIKDIIGLAHEM